Within the Streptomyces vilmorinianum genome, the region AGGGACGGGCCCTCGGGGGTGCCGAGCGCACGGCTGTACGCGATGGCCGTGTGCGCGGCCTTGTCGAAGATCTTGCCCTTGCCGTCCGCGTGGGCCTTCGCCCGCGCCGAGTTGTAGACCTTCTCGAAGACCCGCGGCACACCCAGAAGCAGCGTCGGCCGGAAGGAGGCCAGCTCGTCGGTGAGGTTCTTGATGTCCGGCACGCAGCCGAGCCGGATCGGGGCCATCACCGCGGCGATCTCGACCATGCGGCCGAAGACGTGCGCGGCCGGCAGGAAGAGCAGCACGGAGCACTCGCCCGTACGGAACAGGGGCTTCAGGCGCTCCACCACGTTGCCGCACTCGGCGAAGAACGCGCGGTGCGTCAGCACACAGCCCTTGGGGCGGCCGGTGGTGCCCGAGGTGTAGACGATCGTCGCCGGGTCGTCCGCGTTCGCGGCGGACATCCGCTCCTCGAGCAGCTCGTCGGAGACGTCCTTGCCGGTCTCGGTCAGCCGCGCGACGGCGTCCGCCTCGATCTGCCAGATGCCCTTGAGGGCCGACAGGTCCGCCCGTACCGACTCCACCGACTCCTGGTGGGCCGCGGACTCGACGAGGACGAGCGAGGCGCCCGAGTCGCCGAGGATCCACTGGATCTGCTCCGGCGAGCTCGTCTCGTACACCGGCACGGTGACCGCGCCCGCGCTCCAGATCGCGAAGTCGAGGAGAACCCACTCGTAACGGGTCCGGGACAGCAGCGCGACCCGATCACCCGGCTCGACACCGGCGGCGATCAGCCCCTTCGCGACCCCGCGGACCTCGGCGAGGAACTGCTCGGCGGTGACGTCCGTCCAGACGCCGTCCTCCTTGCGCCCCATCACGGCGACATCTGGGTGCTGGGAGGCGTTGCGGCGGATGAGATCCGTCAGATTGCCGTCCGAGGGGACCTCGTACAGGGCCGGAAGGCTGAACTCGCGCAAGACTGCTGCTCCTCATCGGGCGCCGGCGCCACGGCTCTGTGTGATGCACCGGTGCGGTCCAAGACCGGTCAGGTGCTCAGTGGGGGTGAGCACAACTGGACTGCCCGGACGTTACCCATCAGTACGTGGTTCCCGATAGGGG harbors:
- a CDS encoding AMP-dependent synthetase/ligase — protein: MREFSLPALYEVPSDGNLTDLIRRNASQHPDVAVMGRKEDGVWTDVTAEQFLAEVRGVAKGLIAAGVEPGDRVALLSRTRYEWVLLDFAIWSAGAVTVPVYETSSPEQIQWILGDSGASLVLVESAAHQESVESVRADLSALKGIWQIEADAVARLTETGKDVSDELLEERMSAANADDPATIVYTSGTTGRPKGCVLTHRAFFAECGNVVERLKPLFRTGECSVLLFLPAAHVFGRMVEIAAVMAPIRLGCVPDIKNLTDELASFRPTLLLGVPRVFEKVYNSARAKAHADGKGKIFDKAAHTAIAYSRALGTPEGPSLGLRLKHKLFDKLVFSKLRAVLGGRGEYAISGGAPLGERLGHFFRGIGFTVLEGYGLTESCAATAFNPWDRQKIGTVGQPLPGSVVRIADDGEVLLHGEHIFSGYWQNETATTEALADGWFHTGDIGTLDEDGYLAITGRKKEILVTAGGKNVAPAVIEDRIRAHALVAECMVVGDGRPFVGALVTLDEEFLTRWAAENGKPEGSTAASLREDADLLAEVQRAVDDGNAAVSKAESVRKFRILNSQFTEEAGHITPSLKLKRNVVAKDFADEIEAIYRP